The Rhinoraja longicauda isolate Sanriku21f chromosome 25, sRhiLon1.1, whole genome shotgun sequence genome has a window encoding:
- the thoc5 gene encoding THO complex subunit 5 homolog isoform X2 gives MSAESAKKRKTKVIRSDGGAAEKESRKGRGDGDQENKTYSEEAEVDTRDPAKDYDLYKETCEDLQRLMAEIHELKSKGGKDAAVEIDERRIQSCIHFMTLKKLNRLAHIRLKKGRDQTHEAKQKVDALHLQLQNLLYEVMHLQKEITKCLEFKSKHEEIDLVNVEEFYQDAPSDISKPDFTMNDPHQQTLSRLDWELEQRKRLAEKYKESLANKEKIMKDIDIKKEYLSSLQPRLNAIMQASLPVQEYLSMPFDQAHKQYEIARHLPPPLYVLYVQANSYGQACDKNLTVAIDGDVEEAKALSRPPEDSQDDESDSDAEEEQATTKRRRPTLGLQLDDKRREMLKRHPLSITLDLKYKDGSVLHLYFYYLMSLNIVTVKAKVTTATEMPVAISAGDLLSPASLLSCLYPGDHGKKTPNPANQYQFDKVGILTFSDYISDLGHPYVWVQKLGGLHFPKDQPQKSMLADNSLSASHMETTIKLLRVRLQSRLALQKQFASLEHSIVPISSECQHLFPVKIISRLIKWCAISYDDYVVLPFTKHVIEADMAHETDLFFSALIERGTAKLHVAIVLNPGYSTIPPIFCVCLNWKGEKSSRNDDNLKAMESEVNVCFKELLGPKPGHQLLTNQIQRLCMCLDVYLETETHDSSVEGPKEFPREKMFLRLVRGPNRIKPFKYNHPQGFFTHR, from the exons gagaacaaaacttacAGTGAGGAAGCTGAAGTGGATACAAGAGACCCTGCCAAAGACTATGACCTGTATAAGGAAACATGCGAAGATCTTCAAAGATTGATGGCTGAGATTCATGAATTgaagagtaaaggaggaaaagatGCC gcagtggagattgatGAGCGGCGAATCCAAAGCTGTATTCACTTCATGACTCTAAAGAAACTAAACCGCTTGGCTCATATCAGATTAAAGAAAGGCCGCGATCAAACACATGAG GCCAAACAGAAAGTGGATGCTCTCCATCTTCAACTTCAGAATCTTCTATATGAGGTGATGCATCTTCAAAAAGAAATCACAAAATGCTTGGAGTTCAA ATCTAAGCATGAAGAGATTGACTTGGTGAATGTGGAGGAGTTCTATCAAGATGCTCCATCAGACATCAGTAAGCCTGATTTTACTATGAATGATCCTCATCAGCAAACTCTATCCCGGTTGGATTGGGAACTTGAACAGCGTAAAAG GTTGGCAGAAAAGTACAAAGAATCACTGGCAAACAAGGAGAAAATTATGAAGGACATTGATATCAAAAAGGAATATTTGAGCAGTCTGCAGCCAAGACTCAATGCTATTATGCAG GCTTCGTTACCGGTTCAGGAGTATCTCTCGATGCCATTTGATCAAGCTCACAAACAGTATGAAATTGCCAGGCACCTACCTCCTCCACTGTACGTGCTCTATGTGCAAGCAAATTCTTATGGACAAGCTTGTG ATAAAAATCTTACAGTCGCTATTGACGGTGATGTTGAAGAGGCCAAGGCACTTTCAAGACCACCAGAGGATTCCCAag ATGATGAAAGTGACTCAGATGCAGAAGAGGAGCAGGCAACAACT AAACGCCGTCGCCCAACCCTTGGCCTGCAGCTGGATGATAAACGCAGGGAGATGTTAAAACGACACCCTCTGTCCATTACTTTAGACCTGAAATACAAAG ATGGCAGTGTTCTTCATCTCTACTTCTATTACTTGATGAGCCTCAATATAGTGACGGTGAAGGCCAAAGTAACTACAGCTACAGAGATGCCTGTGGCCATCAGTGCAGG AGATCTATTGTCTCCAGCCTCACTACTGAGCTGCCTGTATCCTGGGGATCATGGCAAGAAGACTCCTAATCCAGCTAATCAGTATCAGTTTGATAAAGTTGG CATCTTAACTTTTAGTGACTACATTAGCGATCTGGGGCACCCCTATGTTTGGGTTCAGAAACTCGGAGGACTGCATTTTCCAAAGGATCAGCCACAG AAATCCATGTTAGCAGACAATTCTTTGAGTGCAAGTCACATGGAAACTACAATAAAACTGCTTCGTGTCAGGTTGCAATCCCGACTGGCTCTGCAGAAGCAATTTGCTTCACTCG AACACAGTATTGTTCCAATATCCAGTGAGTGTCAACATCTTTTCCCAGTGAAAATCATATCCAGATTGATAAAATGGTGTGCCATTTCATATGACGACTATGTG GTTCTGCCTTTTACCAAGCATGTCATAGAGGCAGACATGGCTCACGAGACTGATCTCTTCTTCTCAGCTTTGATAGAACGAGGAACAG caaAACTGCATGTGGCTATTGTGCTGAATCCGGGTTATTCAACCATCCCGCCCATCTTCTGTGTATGTTTAAACTGGAAGGGAGAGAAATCAAGTCGTAATGATGATAATCTAAAG GCTATGGAAAGCGAAGTTAATGTATGTTTCAAGGAGTTGCTGGGTCCCAAGCCAGGCCATCAGCTGCTGACTAATCAGATCCAACGTCTGTGTATGTGCCTGGATGTGTATCTGGAGACAGAAACTCATGACAGCAGCGTGGAGGGACCAAAGGAATTCCCACGGGAGAAGATGTTTCTGCGGCTTGTTAG AGGTCCGAATCGAATCAAGCCGTTTAAATATAACCATCCTCAAGGTTTCTTCACACATCGATGA
- the thoc5 gene encoding THO complex subunit 5 homolog isoform X1: protein MSAESAKKRKTKVIRSDGGAAEKESRKGRGDGDQENKTYSEEAEVDTRDPAKDYDLYKETCEDLQRLMAEIHELKSKGGKDAAVEIDERRIQSCIHFMTLKKLNRLAHIRLKKGRDQTHEAKQKVDALHLQLQNLLYEVMHLQKEITKCLEFKSKHEEIDLVNVEEFYQDAPSDISKPDFTMNDPHQQTLSRLDWELEQRKRLAEKYKESLANKEKIMKDIDIKKEYLSSLQPRLNAIMQASLPVQEYLSMPFDQAHKQYEIARHLPPPLYVLYVQANSYGQACAQMNKASQPNGQDKNLTVAIDGDVEEAKALSRPPEDSQDDESDSDAEEEQATTKRRRPTLGLQLDDKRREMLKRHPLSITLDLKYKDGSVLHLYFYYLMSLNIVTVKAKVTTATEMPVAISAGDLLSPASLLSCLYPGDHGKKTPNPANQYQFDKVGILTFSDYISDLGHPYVWVQKLGGLHFPKDQPQKSMLADNSLSASHMETTIKLLRVRLQSRLALQKQFASLEHSIVPISSECQHLFPVKIISRLIKWCAISYDDYVVLPFTKHVIEADMAHETDLFFSALIERGTAKLHVAIVLNPGYSTIPPIFCVCLNWKGEKSSRNDDNLKAMESEVNVCFKELLGPKPGHQLLTNQIQRLCMCLDVYLETETHDSSVEGPKEFPREKMFLRLVRGPNRIKPFKYNHPQGFFTHR, encoded by the exons gagaacaaaacttacAGTGAGGAAGCTGAAGTGGATACAAGAGACCCTGCCAAAGACTATGACCTGTATAAGGAAACATGCGAAGATCTTCAAAGATTGATGGCTGAGATTCATGAATTgaagagtaaaggaggaaaagatGCC gcagtggagattgatGAGCGGCGAATCCAAAGCTGTATTCACTTCATGACTCTAAAGAAACTAAACCGCTTGGCTCATATCAGATTAAAGAAAGGCCGCGATCAAACACATGAG GCCAAACAGAAAGTGGATGCTCTCCATCTTCAACTTCAGAATCTTCTATATGAGGTGATGCATCTTCAAAAAGAAATCACAAAATGCTTGGAGTTCAA ATCTAAGCATGAAGAGATTGACTTGGTGAATGTGGAGGAGTTCTATCAAGATGCTCCATCAGACATCAGTAAGCCTGATTTTACTATGAATGATCCTCATCAGCAAACTCTATCCCGGTTGGATTGGGAACTTGAACAGCGTAAAAG GTTGGCAGAAAAGTACAAAGAATCACTGGCAAACAAGGAGAAAATTATGAAGGACATTGATATCAAAAAGGAATATTTGAGCAGTCTGCAGCCAAGACTCAATGCTATTATGCAG GCTTCGTTACCGGTTCAGGAGTATCTCTCGATGCCATTTGATCAAGCTCACAAACAGTATGAAATTGCCAGGCACCTACCTCCTCCACTGTACGTGCTCTATGTGCAAGCAAATTCTTATGGACAAGCTTGTG CCCAGATGAACAAAGCCTCCCAGCCCAATGGGCAGG ATAAAAATCTTACAGTCGCTATTGACGGTGATGTTGAAGAGGCCAAGGCACTTTCAAGACCACCAGAGGATTCCCAag ATGATGAAAGTGACTCAGATGCAGAAGAGGAGCAGGCAACAACT AAACGCCGTCGCCCAACCCTTGGCCTGCAGCTGGATGATAAACGCAGGGAGATGTTAAAACGACACCCTCTGTCCATTACTTTAGACCTGAAATACAAAG ATGGCAGTGTTCTTCATCTCTACTTCTATTACTTGATGAGCCTCAATATAGTGACGGTGAAGGCCAAAGTAACTACAGCTACAGAGATGCCTGTGGCCATCAGTGCAGG AGATCTATTGTCTCCAGCCTCACTACTGAGCTGCCTGTATCCTGGGGATCATGGCAAGAAGACTCCTAATCCAGCTAATCAGTATCAGTTTGATAAAGTTGG CATCTTAACTTTTAGTGACTACATTAGCGATCTGGGGCACCCCTATGTTTGGGTTCAGAAACTCGGAGGACTGCATTTTCCAAAGGATCAGCCACAG AAATCCATGTTAGCAGACAATTCTTTGAGTGCAAGTCACATGGAAACTACAATAAAACTGCTTCGTGTCAGGTTGCAATCCCGACTGGCTCTGCAGAAGCAATTTGCTTCACTCG AACACAGTATTGTTCCAATATCCAGTGAGTGTCAACATCTTTTCCCAGTGAAAATCATATCCAGATTGATAAAATGGTGTGCCATTTCATATGACGACTATGTG GTTCTGCCTTTTACCAAGCATGTCATAGAGGCAGACATGGCTCACGAGACTGATCTCTTCTTCTCAGCTTTGATAGAACGAGGAACAG caaAACTGCATGTGGCTATTGTGCTGAATCCGGGTTATTCAACCATCCCGCCCATCTTCTGTGTATGTTTAAACTGGAAGGGAGAGAAATCAAGTCGTAATGATGATAATCTAAAG GCTATGGAAAGCGAAGTTAATGTATGTTTCAAGGAGTTGCTGGGTCCCAAGCCAGGCCATCAGCTGCTGACTAATCAGATCCAACGTCTGTGTATGTGCCTGGATGTGTATCTGGAGACAGAAACTCATGACAGCAGCGTGGAGGGACCAAAGGAATTCCCACGGGAGAAGATGTTTCTGCGGCTTGTTAG AGGTCCGAATCGAATCAAGCCGTTTAAATATAACCATCCTCAAGGTTTCTTCACACATCGATGA